In Mycoplasmopsis maculosa, one genomic interval encodes:
- a CDS encoding LacI family DNA-binding transcriptional regulator, with the protein MIMKNFSYKDISELAKVSISTVSRYYNGGYVSKNTKNKIESIVKEHNYYPNHGARLIRGHDNSIFVILPQWHENAYTHIISGIHEGAKKHNKKVIITYSEPDAESYIETVKYVFSWKPSSIVFFLPKEHADEIENFVNKNAGDIQTIFYGKRNKNVNWIYVDYEASFYLLTKKFSEYIEPGQKIVFALDTKLSNEDRDARRNGFERACKELNIPHETILLMNKDNNRVNQFLNYLNNENLVNVVCSTHEIFINMISSPDKNLRLTDIGYLSMYDYQYRYKAKIFIDYPNIGIQTERMLFNSEIDNIVSNKIIKPQILSKKN; encoded by the coding sequence ATGATTATGAAAAATTTTTCTTATAAAGACATTTCAGAGTTAGCAAAAGTTTCAATTAGTACAGTTAGTCGTTATTATAACGGTGGTTATGTATCAAAAAATACCAAAAATAAAATAGAATCTATTGTTAAAGAACATAACTATTACCCTAATCATGGCGCAAGATTAATTAGAGGGCATGATAATTCTATATTTGTTATATTACCTCAGTGACATGAAAATGCTTATACTCATATAATTTCTGGTATTCATGAAGGTGCTAAAAAACATAATAAAAAAGTTATTATTACATATAGTGAACCTGATGCTGAATCATATATTGAAACAGTTAAATACGTATTTTCTTGAAAACCAAGTTCAATAGTTTTCTTCTTACCGAAAGAACATGCTGACGAGATAGAAAATTTTGTTAATAAAAATGCTGGCGATATTCAAACAATATTTTATGGTAAAAGAAATAAAAATGTTAATTGAATTTATGTTGATTATGAAGCTTCATTTTATTTATTAACAAAAAAATTTAGTGAATATATTGAACCAGGTCAAAAAATTGTTTTTGCCTTAGATACTAAATTAAGTAACGAAGATAGAGACGCAAGAAGAAATGGTTTCGAAAGAGCTTGCAAAGAATTGAATATACCACATGAAACTATATTATTAATGAATAAAGACAATAATAGAGTTAATCAATTTTTAAATTATCTTAATAATGAAAATTTAGTTAATGTTGTTTGTTCAACACATGAGATTTTCATTAATATGATTTCTTCACCAGATAAAAATTTAAGACTAACAGACATTGGTTATTTGAGTATGTATGACTATCAATATAGATATAAAGCTAAAATATTTATAGATTATCCTAACATTGGGATTCAAACTGAAAGAATGTTATTTAATTCAGAAATAGATAATATTGTTTCAAACAAAATTATAAAACCTCAAATTTTAAGCAAAAAGAATTAA
- the rpoE gene encoding DNA-directed RNA polymerase subunit delta, with translation MKTMLDITIEYTLKHCSDGRHVEFNDIFNEIESQLKEKWEIESRTKNIEYSTIRTNKVGELYRLLTVDSRFQRNAKGLWTTRLGFE, from the coding sequence ATGAAAACAATGTTAGATATTACAATTGAATACACATTAAAGCACTGCTCAGATGGAAGACACGTTGAGTTTAATGATATTTTTAATGAAATTGAAAGTCAATTAAAAGAAAAATGAGAAATTGAATCAAGAACTAAAAATATTGAATATTCAACAATAAGAACAAATAAAGTAGGTGAATTATATAGATTATTAACTGTTGATTCTCGTTTTCAAAGAAATGCAAAAGGTTTGTGAACAACAAGACTAGGATTTGAATAA
- the fba gene encoding class II fructose-1,6-bisphosphate aldolase — MSILNAKVLVEHAVKNNYAVPHINVNNLEWVKATLLTAEEAKSPLIISASTSAIKYMGGYKTVCNLIKNMYDEYKMTIPLAIHLDHGNFEACLLAIESGFTSIMFDGSSLDFSENYSKTATLVKLAHDSNISIEAEVGSIGGVEDDIISCGELASLEEAIQLSNLGIDFLAAGIGNIHGPYPKNWTSLDFNRLKEIREKTNLGIVLHGGSGIPEDQIKKAISLGIAKINVNTELQQHFARAVEEFVLSGKSKEKKNYDPRIFLKPGYEAVCKLLKSIFILFGSLNKANDFF, encoded by the coding sequence ATGTCTATTTTAAATGCTAAAGTATTAGTTGAACATGCAGTAAAAAATAATTATGCAGTCCCTCATATTAATGTTAATAATTTAGAATGAGTAAAAGCAACACTTTTAACAGCAGAAGAAGCAAAATCCCCTTTAATTATTTCAGCTAGCACAAGTGCAATAAAATACATGGGTGGTTATAAAACTGTTTGTAACTTAATTAAAAACATGTATGATGAATATAAAATGACAATTCCACTAGCGATTCATTTAGATCATGGTAATTTTGAAGCTTGTCTTTTAGCTATTGAATCTGGTTTTACATCAATAATGTTTGACGGCTCTTCATTAGATTTTAGCGAAAATTATTCTAAAACAGCTACTTTAGTAAAATTAGCTCATGATAGTAATATTTCAATTGAGGCTGAAGTAGGTTCAATTGGTGGAGTAGAAGATGATATTATTTCTTGTGGAGAATTAGCTTCACTTGAAGAAGCAATTCAATTATCTAATTTAGGTATTGATTTTTTAGCAGCTGGAATAGGTAATATTCACGGCCCATATCCTAAAAATTGAACCTCTTTGGATTTTAACCGCTTAAAAGAAATAAGAGAAAAAACTAATTTAGGTATAGTATTACACGGTGGTAGTGGCATACCAGAAGATCAAATTAAAAAAGCTATATCATTAGGTATAGCAAAAATAAATGTAAATACGGAATTACAACAACATTTTGCAAGAGCCGTTGAAGAATTTGTTTTATCTGGAAAAAGTAAAGAGAAGAAAAATTATGATCCTAGAATATTTTTAAAGCCAGGATATGAAGCAGTTTGCAAATTATTAAAAAGTATTTTTATTTTATTTGGATCTTTAAATAAGGCTAATGATTTTTTTTAA
- the mip gene encoding Ig-specific serine endopeptidase MIP: MNKKNLFKILGVLPYITTSYFYIACSNNDSNNNISINKEKNNNTYELDVLVKKFSNNTNDKSQLYPTDLNSSEFDFEIKGENANNFYVDNIELDFYFNQKGKNISDWLGALDLIVNLKNNNDKNINIKKILKLNGFKHNPLNGDKVDLIFPSPFDEIRKNYTEYKNLSHNQIFDLENEEYMNALQASPMVWGDKHPKEYRKDLDLTNLESIKKFDNLAKSINIDSYSNWYTKGHTLPKYDKNGNFLGLSIYDGQEIGKGHIRADFLGTNQWRAEGLPRMLVNDMYKKIAMQTFGIEFTNDNSDGQSFGTSGTLWILDFEKTKDGSYPTKWFFATNLHVADSLLKDTKNVIITKISSNANLNDKFSISTEDDKFEKFFFKQKILKNNFITKIFEGNDFLKTKPSDFLYKEQAEKYKNAEEYADLAILEFDFSKAILEDGIWAYSSDRSNDIDIKYSKEKNNAELLAKLITNNYANNKSVHISFLKKSYMEDYDKINKKIIYKRSDNYNFNGDSLYALGFPVSENDYFLLEDGEEGSDLYNKRKESLSIWTNSESRFYNNLTKENLNKKDFSKDILDQGDYLSQNIGYRTFSNKPGIIDAFLTANHIGNNLYLKDNQNLISFGLNYAIKNYVPYGGSSGSSFRNQNNELIGIFHSANSSGKVGLVASFRSEGYNYNGLFGNYNMPQYDLIYGGGKDQRKSYREELLKKYPSLKTNLFPEGLNIYDEDYKFK; encoded by the coding sequence ATGAATAAAAAAAACTTGTTTAAAATATTAGGTGTTTTGCCTTATATTACAACAAGTTATTTTTATATAGCTTGTAGTAATAATGATTCTAATAATAATATTTCAATAAACAAAGAAAAAAATAATAATACCTATGAATTAGATGTTTTAGTTAAAAAATTTTCAAATAATACAAATGACAAATCTCAATTGTATCCGACTGATTTAAATTCTAGTGAATTTGATTTTGAAATAAAAGGTGAAAATGCAAATAATTTTTATGTTGATAACATTGAGCTTGATTTTTATTTTAATCAAAAAGGTAAAAATATTTCAGATTGATTAGGTGCACTAGATTTAATTGTAAATTTAAAAAATAACAATGATAAAAATATTAATATAAAAAAAATTTTAAAATTAAATGGTTTTAAACACAATCCATTAAATGGTGATAAAGTAGATTTAATTTTTCCTAGCCCTTTTGACGAAATAAGAAAAAATTATACTGAATACAAAAATTTAAGTCATAATCAAATATTTGATTTAGAAAATGAAGAATATATGAATGCTTTACAAGCTTCGCCAATGGTTTGAGGCGATAAACACCCAAAAGAATATAGAAAAGATTTGGATCTTACAAATTTAGAAAGCATAAAAAAATTTGACAATTTAGCAAAAAGTATAAATATTGATTCTTATTCAAATTGATATACTAAAGGGCATACTTTGCCAAAATATGATAAAAATGGTAATTTTTTAGGTTTATCTATATATGATGGCCAAGAAATAGGTAAAGGGCATATAAGAGCTGACTTTCTTGGCACTAATCAATGAAGAGCAGAGGGATTACCTAGAATGCTTGTTAATGATATGTATAAAAAAATTGCTATGCAAACTTTTGGAATAGAATTTACAAATGATAATAGTGACGGACAATCTTTTGGTACCTCCGGTACTTTATGAATTTTAGATTTTGAAAAAACTAAAGATGGTTCATATCCAACAAAATGATTTTTTGCAACTAATTTACATGTAGCAGACTCTTTATTAAAAGATACTAAAAATGTTATTATTACAAAAATTAGTTCTAATGCTAATTTAAATGACAAATTTAGTATAAGTACTGAAGATGATAAATTTGAAAAGTTCTTTTTTAAACAAAAAATACTAAAAAATAATTTCATAACAAAAATATTTGAAGGAAATGACTTTTTAAAAACTAAACCATCAGATTTTTTATATAAAGAACAAGCTGAAAAATATAAAAATGCAGAAGAATATGCGGATTTAGCTATATTAGAATTCGATTTTTCTAAAGCTATACTAGAAGATGGTATATGAGCTTATTCTTCTGATAGATCTAATGATATAGACATAAAATATTCAAAAGAAAAAAATAATGCTGAACTTCTAGCAAAATTAATAACAAATAATTACGCTAATAATAAATCTGTTCATATTTCTTTTTTAAAAAAATCATATATGGAAGACTATGATAAAATTAATAAAAAAATAATTTATAAAAGATCTGATAATTATAATTTTAATGGAGATAGTTTATACGCTTTAGGATTCCCTGTTTCTGAAAATGATTATTTTCTTCTAGAAGATGGCGAAGAAGGAAGCGATCTTTATAACAAAAGAAAAGAATCATTAAGTATTTGGACAAATTCAGAATCTAGATTCTATAATAATTTAACTAAAGAAAATTTAAATAAAAAAGACTTTTCTAAAGATATTTTAGATCAAGGTGATTATCTTTCACAAAATATTGGTTATAGAACATTTTCTAATAAACCTGGTATTATTGATGCTTTTTTAACTGCTAATCATATAGGAAATAACTTGTATTTAAAAGATAATCAAAATTTAATATCATTTGGACTTAATTACGCAATAAAAAATTATGTTCCATATGGTGGTTCTAGTGGTTCATCTTTTAGAAACCAAAATAATGAATTAATTGGAATCTTTCATTCTGCAAACTCTTCTGGAAAAGTAGGACTTGTTGCTTCTTTTAGATCAGAAGGTTACAATTATAATGGTCTATTTGGCAATTATAATATGCCTCAATACGATTTAATATATGGTGGTGGAAAAGACCAACGTAAATCATATAGAGAAGAATTATTAAAAAAATATCCTAGTTTAAAAACAAATCTTTTCCCTGAAGGTTTAAATATATATGATGAAGATTATAAATTTAAATAA
- a CDS encoding MSC_0618 family F1-like ATPase beta subunit, whose amino-acid sequence MNSKITKISSDIIEIKFENNRLPKLNNLLTLHNGKSFLLVKRILDSNTVLAIVVYAESPISIDDEVIDTGKTFMVPVGSTSKNNIYNFWGNPLLKENNTLPKYIEMNSIINKNRFIDEKPEIVQTGIKAIDFFMPILKGHKLGIFGGAGVGKTVLMKEIIFNVNRSNKQTSNIFIGSGERSREAIELYDELKASNLMKNSSMYISKMNEFPGARTSIVPIGITAAEYLRDIYKEDVLLFIDNIYRFVQAENEVSASLGKKPSVGGYQSTLESDVANIEERLYKNENGSITSFQTIFLPMDDLSDPSAVAVFNHLDGNLVLSREQTAKNIYPAFEPLASTSNSVNEKIIGKRHFDAIIETKRILKAYRDLEDIILILGFDELDEENKIIVKKAIQLENFFTQNFFMTEHFTKSPGVFVPLNETVESVIRILEGKFIKQNPEIFSYIGSNLNMPTDDELESKEIKNEE is encoded by the coding sequence ATGAATAGTAAAATAACTAAAATTTCAAGTGACATTATTGAAATAAAATTCGAAAATAATAGATTACCAAAATTAAATAATTTATTAACATTACATAATGGAAAATCTTTCTTACTTGTTAAAAGAATTTTAGATTCAAATACTGTTTTAGCTATTGTTGTTTATGCTGAATCACCTATTTCAATAGATGATGAAGTTATTGATACAGGTAAAACATTTATGGTACCAGTGGGTTCAACTTCTAAAAATAATATTTATAACTTTTGAGGTAATCCTCTATTAAAAGAAAATAATACACTACCAAAATATATAGAAATGAATTCAATAATAAACAAGAATCGTTTTATTGATGAAAAACCTGAAATTGTTCAAACAGGTATTAAAGCTATTGACTTTTTTATGCCTATATTAAAAGGTCATAAACTTGGTATTTTTGGTGGAGCTGGTGTTGGAAAAACTGTTTTAATGAAAGAAATAATTTTTAATGTAAACCGTTCAAACAAACAAACTTCAAACATTTTTATTGGTTCAGGAGAACGTTCTAGAGAAGCTATTGAATTATATGATGAATTAAAAGCATCTAATTTAATGAAAAATTCATCTATGTATATTTCAAAAATGAATGAATTTCCTGGTGCTAGAACTTCAATTGTTCCAATTGGTATTACAGCAGCTGAATATTTAAGAGATATATATAAAGAAGATGTCTTATTATTTATTGACAATATATATCGTTTTGTTCAAGCGGAAAATGAAGTTAGTGCATCTTTAGGTAAAAAACCTTCTGTTGGTGGTTATCAATCAACACTTGAAAGTGATGTTGCTAATATCGAAGAAAGACTTTATAAAAATGAAAATGGTTCTATAACTTCATTCCAAACTATTTTCTTGCCTATGGATGATTTAAGCGACCCTTCTGCTGTAGCTGTATTTAACCATTTAGACGGTAATTTAGTTTTATCTAGAGAACAAACTGCTAAAAACATTTATCCAGCTTTTGAACCATTAGCAAGTACATCTAACTCTGTTAATGAAAAAATTATTGGTAAAAGACATTTTGATGCTATCATTGAAACCAAAAGAATTCTTAAGGCATATCGTGATTTAGAAGATATTATTTTAATTTTAGGATTTGATGAACTTGATGAAGAAAATAAAATAATTGTAAAAAAGGCAATTCAATTAGAAAACTTTTTTACCCAAAACTTCTTTATGACAGAGCATTTTACAAAATCACCTGGTGTTTTTGTTCCTTTAAATGAAACAGTTGAAAGTGTAATTAGGATTCTAGAAGGAAAATTCATCAAACAAAATCCTGAAATATTTTCTTACATCGGTTCAAATTTAAATATGCCAACAGATGATGAATTAGAATCAAAAGAAATTAAAAACGAGGAATAA
- a CDS encoding MSC_0619 family F1-like ATPase alpha subunit encodes MMTNYNNPKIFAVFDYIVEVHGKYNYKQQQLFYLKSNPSIEMILIFADENKAFLLANNKSSINIGDEIVEKKYEEEITTKNNYFGKIINIHGNILFPNIDTKPAIGSYENKNPIFGFAHNLMTVKKLNEQLYTGIVSIDLLVPIGKGQRELIIGDRQTGKTHIAINAIINQAKTNTKCIYVAIGQKREAITNIYNTLKEHNALDKTIIIDAPSTSVYEQYLAPYIAMAHAENISYKEDVLIVFDDLTRHANIIREIALLTDKPVGKEAMPGDIFFSHSSLLERSGSFVNRKTITALPILQTIDGDITSLISSNVISITDGQIVTSSDLFAQGKLPAINLDLSVSRTGSSVQNRVVTKVAGEIGKIYRTYKKHLKLAMIDYDFNKETSLLLYKGKSIDKMFSQRGFSLYSHKFVMFMAKLISWSILKGVKDEQKALTFLNNLIEMHPEAKNSFEIIKAGEKYDDKMMKNYFAFALKQYSNYNNLDWEIEYQHEFIPFDNNFLEEISKIMGDK; translated from the coding sequence ATCATGACAAATTATAATAACCCAAAAATATTTGCTGTATTTGACTATATTGTAGAAGTTCACGGTAAATATAACTATAAACAACAACAATTATTTTATTTAAAATCTAATCCTTCAATTGAAATGATATTAATTTTTGCAGATGAAAATAAAGCTTTTTTACTTGCAAATAATAAAAGTTCAATAAATATTGGTGATGAAATAGTAGAAAAAAAATATGAAGAAGAAATAACTACAAAAAATAATTATTTTGGAAAAATAATAAACATTCATGGAAATATTTTATTTCCAAACATTGATACAAAACCTGCTATTGGTTCATATGAAAACAAAAACCCAATTTTTGGTTTTGCTCACAATTTAATGACAGTTAAAAAATTAAATGAACAATTATATACTGGTATAGTTTCTATTGATTTACTTGTTCCAATTGGAAAAGGGCAACGTGAATTAATAATTGGTGACCGTCAAACAGGTAAAACTCATATTGCAATCAATGCAATAATTAATCAAGCTAAAACTAATACAAAATGTATTTATGTAGCTATTGGTCAAAAACGTGAAGCTATAACAAATATTTATAACACTTTAAAAGAACATAACGCTTTAGATAAAACTATTATTATTGATGCTCCGTCAACAAGTGTTTATGAACAATATTTAGCGCCTTATATTGCTATGGCTCATGCTGAAAATATCTCATACAAAGAAGATGTTTTAATTGTATTTGATGATTTAACAAGACATGCAAACATAATTCGTGAAATTGCATTATTAACTGATAAACCTGTTGGTAAAGAAGCTATGCCTGGTGATATATTCTTTTCACACTCATCATTATTGGAAAGATCAGGTTCATTTGTAAATAGAAAAACTATTACAGCATTGCCTATTTTACAAACTATTGATGGTGATATAACATCTTTAATTTCTTCTAATGTTATTTCAATAACAGATGGACAAATTGTTACAAGCTCAGATTTATTTGCACAAGGTAAATTACCAGCTATTAATTTAGATTTATCTGTTTCTCGTACTGGTTCAAGTGTTCAAAATAGAGTAGTTACAAAAGTAGCTGGTGAAATTGGTAAAATCTATAGAACTTACAAAAAACACCTTAAATTAGCTATGATTGACTATGATTTTAATAAAGAAACTTCATTACTATTATATAAAGGTAAATCAATAGACAAAATGTTTAGTCAAAGGGGATTTTCACTTTATTCACACAAATTTGTTATGTTTATGGCTAAATTAATTTCTTGAAGTATTTTAAAAGGTGTTAAAGACGAACAAAAAGCATTAACTTTTTTAAACAATTTAATTGAAATGCACCCAGAAGCAAAAAATTCATTTGAAATAATTAAAGCAGGTGAAAAATACGATGATAAAATGATGAAAAATTATTTTGCTTTTGCTTTAAAACAATATTCTAATTATAATAATTTAGATTGAGAAATTGAATATCAACATGAATTTATTCCATTTGATAATAATTTCCTTGAAGAAATTTCAAAAATAATGGGGGATAAATAA
- a CDS encoding MSC_0620 family F1-like ATPase-associated subunit, which translates to MNKKIKKIFFGSSLLTASFLPVTIISAGETNSNNEKPKDELSPKFPEFKKYSDEKTKEAMKIAIENAVSYFKNKKEKFETLTDKDYKEKIEAIYYFNELINFLDSNKNDMLENPYKYNLFALTPRVLAENTKFKIHNIKYNDKLYKNIKTGLTSPTDYKNALGEKGKFENPEDANNAFSEEEFKKIIDKYSEDLVNEFTKITFNEKDVLKLESEIFLKSEPGQKGFTVEFKKEFKDKYETIDKYFLSKIKDRFIDFDLKQNEEAEKEEEEKQPETNPSEKSENSPLVPNDSLNKETKQKQQEIIESLPELSPIISYDIAELNIKEIYDLYNSSAEEQKEKLFFFNNSINTRFSYTIESLEIKDEKLYGYVKIQDRVEKGAKRGYKSLIDNNPFDENISFIAQTDIFYNQYITIKDTFLSFYNALLLDDTINYSNLRNQDLIDAVSSMVDTATKIAYGDPNQLFVKNQKDLIIKLSKEYNVNNNTNQSLISKSNNQIKYDLLNALSNSKINENPYWYTPIEAFRKVYVNFGKAINANLEDIIKPNFENRKFNLNVIKVLYENIEKTIFRAKSITFEQPININKWYEEYLAVINKIQNDFNILSTLTSSTKIPENANNEEEIKNIENYENAYQKALESIKETNREKAKTTKIIGSTISTISILLFIVSLILLIINIKVIRKNKKLLTIYIGLIVTSVTLITIGIALLLVI; encoded by the coding sequence ATGAATAAAAAAATAAAAAAAATATTCTTTGGTTCTTCTTTATTAACTGCTTCATTTTTACCAGTTACTATAATAAGTGCTGGAGAAACAAATTCAAATAATGAAAAACCAAAAGATGAATTAAGTCCAAAGTTCCCAGAATTTAAAAAATATTCTGATGAAAAAACAAAAGAGGCTATGAAAATAGCTATCGAAAATGCAGTTTCATATTTCAAAAATAAAAAAGAAAAATTTGAAACATTAACAGATAAAGATTATAAAGAAAAAATAGAGGCTATTTATTATTTTAATGAATTAATAAATTTTTTAGATTCAAATAAAAATGATATGTTGGAAAATCCTTATAAATATAATCTTTTCGCCCTTACTCCAAGAGTTTTAGCAGAAAATACTAAATTTAAAATTCATAATATAAAATATAATGATAAATTATATAAAAACATAAAAACCGGTTTGACAAGTCCAACTGATTACAAAAATGCTTTAGGTGAAAAAGGTAAATTTGAGAATCCAGAAGATGCAAATAATGCTTTTTCAGAAGAAGAATTTAAAAAGATTATCGATAAATATTCAGAGGATTTAGTAAATGAATTCACAAAAATAACTTTTAATGAAAAAGATGTATTAAAGCTTGAAAGTGAAATATTTTTAAAATCTGAACCTGGTCAAAAAGGGTTTACAGTAGAATTTAAAAAAGAATTTAAAGATAAGTACGAAACAATAGATAAATATTTTTTATCTAAAATAAAAGATAGATTTATTGATTTTGATTTAAAACAAAATGAAGAAGCAGAAAAAGAAGAAGAGGAAAAGCAACCAGAAACTAACCCAAGCGAAAAAAGTGAAAACTCTCCTCTTGTTCCAAATGATTCTTTAAATAAAGAGACAAAACAAAAACAACAAGAAATAATAGAAAGTTTGCCTGAATTAAGCCCTATTATATCTTATGATATTGCAGAATTAAATATTAAAGAAATATATGACTTATATAATTCTTCAGCAGAAGAACAAAAGGAAAAATTGTTTTTCTTCAATAATTCTATAAACACTAGATTTTCATATACAATAGAATCGCTTGAAATTAAAGATGAAAAATTATATGGATATGTAAAAATTCAAGATAGAGTTGAAAAAGGTGCCAAAAGAGGATATAAATCATTAATAGATAATAATCCTTTTGATGAAAATATAAGTTTTATAGCGCAAACAGATATTTTTTACAATCAATACATTACTATAAAAGATACATTTTTAAGCTTTTATAATGCATTATTACTTGATGACACAATAAACTATTCAAATTTAAGAAATCAAGATTTAATTGATGCTGTTTCATCAATGGTGGATACTGCAACTAAAATAGCATATGGTGACCCAAATCAATTATTTGTAAAAAATCAAAAAGATTTAATAATAAAATTATCAAAAGAATACAATGTAAATAATAATACAAATCAATCTTTAATTTCAAAATCAAATAATCAAATTAAATATGATTTATTAAATGCATTAAGCAATTCAAAAATAAACGAAAACCCTTATTGATATACACCTATTGAAGCATTTAGAAAAGTATATGTAAACTTCGGAAAAGCTATTAATGCAAACTTAGAAGACATAATAAAACCAAATTTTGAAAACAGAAAATTTAATCTAAATGTAATTAAAGTTTTATATGAAAATATTGAAAAAACTATTTTTAGAGCAAAGAGTATTACATTCGAACAACCTATTAATATTAATAAATGATATGAAGAATATTTAGCAGTAATAAATAAAATTCAAAATGATTTTAATATTCTTTCAACATTAACTTCAAGTACAAAAATTCCTGAAAATGCAAATAATGAAGAAGAAATTAAAAATATAGAAAATTACGAAAATGCTTATCAAAAAGCTTTAGAAAGTATAAAAGAAACTAATAGAGAAAAAGCAAAAACAACTAAAATAATAGGATCTACAATATCAACTATTTCAATTTTATTATTTATTGTTTCACTTATTCTTTTAATAATTAATATAAAAGTTATTAGAAAAAATAAAAAGTTATTGACAATTTATATAGGTTTAATTGTTACATCAGTAACATTAATTACTATTGGTATTGCACTATTACTAGTTATTTAA
- a CDS encoding MSC_0621 family F1-like ATPase epsilon subunit, translating to MKKSNSLIKIIFEINKEIKFNNSSLSIYLENDESWLLFPKKSKASFKNSLIKINDKNNKEIFLFLETATMESNDDSIIIELYDQPKFYFVSKNFIDIKQEISNQTKVLNYLEAKENISLNVDEIIEINNIKNTLFKLKMIQKFKLSEGEINE from the coding sequence ATGAAAAAGAGTAATTCATTAATAAAAATTATCTTTGAAATAAATAAAGAAATAAAGTTTAATAATTCAAGCTTAAGTATTTATTTGGAAAATGATGAAAGTTGACTATTATTTCCTAAAAAATCTAAAGCAAGTTTTAAAAATTCATTAATTAAAATAAATGATAAAAATAATAAAGAAATTTTTCTTTTTTTAGAAACAGCAACTATGGAATCAAATGATGATTCAATTATTATAGAATTATATGACCAACCTAAATTCTATTTTGTTTCTAAAAATTTTATCGATATTAAACAAGAAATTTCAAATCAAACAAAAGTTTTAAATTATTTAGAAGCTAAAGAAAATATATCGTTAAATGTTGATGAAATTATAGAAATTAACAATATTAAAAATACACTTTTTAAATTAAAAATGATACAGAAATTTAAACTATCAGAAGGAGAAATAAATGAATAA
- a CDS encoding MSC_0622 family F1-like ATPase gamma subunit codes for MQLIKLLDKVKKLENIQKKVNNDRNILLINIMKLTKGLNHYTYKALEIKSEISKLFSEYRFKNNIVDNENIFEKSKFFKKIIKSFYKQKELWIYVTEEQKYATDSYSRYEHKILETIKKKRADFLPIGKRAIEFCKENKLTIIKEYDLWKNNISFMKNISQIIKTFYIEKNYKNVNFVINSNKNYNNHFTILPINKFNVYELLSNKEIEIKNVSFKNTKIFPNINDYLENQIDLFLLNALHSLFIESSFYTAKVGLVTLNKVSNEIDENVAKIKKKVLSTKREIEIEEITMITRNNKLNLIDKNEVNNNEKE; via the coding sequence ATGCAATTAATTAAATTACTTGATAAAGTTAAGAAATTAGAAAATATACAAAAAAAAGTCAACAATGATAGAAATATACTATTGATTAATATCATGAAGTTGACTAAAGGGCTTAATCATTATACTTACAAAGCACTAGAAATTAAATCTGAAATTAGTAAATTATTTAGTGAATATCGTTTTAAAAACAATATAGTTGATAATGAAAATATTTTTGAAAAAAGTAAATTTTTTAAAAAAATAATAAAATCTTTTTATAAACAAAAAGAACTGTGAATTTATGTAACCGAAGAACAAAAATATGCTACAGACTCTTATTCACGTTATGAACATAAAATTTTAGAAACAATAAAGAAAAAAAGAGCTGATTTTTTACCAATTGGTAAAAGAGCTATTGAATTTTGTAAGGAAAATAAATTAACAATAATAAAAGAATATGATTTATGAAAAAACAATATTAGTTTTATGAAAAATATTTCTCAAATTATTAAAACTTTTTATATTGAAAAAAATTACAAAAATGTAAATTTTGTTATAAATTCAAATAAAAATTATAATAATCATTTTACTATTTTACCTATAAATAAGTTTAATGTATATGAACTTCTTTCAAATAAAGAAATAGAAATAAAAAATGTAAGTTTTAAGAATACTAAAATTTTTCCAAATATTAATGATTATTTAGAAAATCAAATTGACTTGTTTTTATTAAACGCATTACATTCATTGTTTATCGAATCAAGCTTTTATACAGCAAAAGTCGGCCTTGTTACCTTAAATAAGGTATCAAACGAAATTGATGAAAACGTCGCTAAAATTAAGAAAAAAGTTTTAAGCACTAAACGTGAAATTGAAATTGAAGAAATTACAATGATAACAAGAAATAATAAACTTAATTTGATTGATAAAAACGAGGTTAATAATAATGAAAAAGAGTAA